A single genomic interval of Oncorhynchus gorbuscha isolate QuinsamMale2020 ecotype Even-year linkage group LG25, OgorEven_v1.0, whole genome shotgun sequence harbors:
- the LOC124014077 gene encoding NEDD8-like has translation MLIKVKTLTGKEIEIDIEPTDKVERIKERVEEKEGIPPQQQRLIYSGKQMNDEKTAADYKIQGGSVLHLVLALRGGEVLHCPTSLLLAL, from the exons ATGTTGATTAAAGTCAAG ACACTCACTGGGAAAGAAATTGAGATTGACATAGAGCCCACAGACAAG GTGGAGAGGATTAAAGAgcgagtggaggagaaagaggggattcCGCCTCAGCAGCAGAGGTTGATCTACAGTGGGAAACAAAT GAACGATGAGAAGACAGCAGCAGACTACAAGATCCAGGGAGGCTCCGTACTACATCTGGTCCTTGCGCTAAGAGGAGGGGAGGTCCTCCACTGTCCCACGAGCCTCCTGCTTGCCTTGTAA
- the LOC124014075 gene encoding GMP reductase 2-like has product MPRIENDIKLDFKDVLLRPKRSTLKSRSEVDLMRCYTFRNSKGSYRGIPIVAANMDTVGTFEMALALSKFTLFTAIHKHYSVDDWKEFATKNPECVPCMAVSTGTGEGDFERLGEITAAVPQLQYICVDVANGYSEHFVHFVKDVRLKYPTHTIMAGNVVTGEMVEELILAGADIIKVGIGPGSVCTTRKKTGVGYPQLSAVIECADAAHGLGGHIISDGGCTCPGDVSKAFGAGADFVMLGGMLAGHSESGGEVIEKNGKKYKLFYGMSSDTAMKRHAGGVAEYRASEGKTVEVVYKGPVDVTIRDVLGGVRSTCTYVGAGKLKELSRRTTFIRVTQQLNTVFGNDN; this is encoded by the exons ATGCCTCGCATTGAGAATGACATCAAGTTGGACTTCAAGGATGTACTTCTCCGTCCGAAACGAAGCACACTCAAGTCCCGTAGTGAG GTGGACCTGATGAGATGTTACACCTTCAGGAACTCCAAGGGAAGCTACAGAGGAATCCCCATTGTTGCAGCCAACATGGACACTGTCGGCACCTTCGAGATGGCTCTGGCTTTGTCCAag TTCACACTCTTCACTGCCATTCACAAGCACTATTCAGTAGATGACTGGAAGGAGTTTGCAACAAAGAATCCAGAATGTGTACCG TGTATGGCAGTCAGCACAGGGACAGGCGAAGGGGACTTTGAAAGGCTGGGTGAGATCACAGCTGCTGTGCCTCAGCTCCAGTACATCTGTGTGGATGTGGCCAATGGCTACTCTGAGCACTTTGTCCACTTTGTTAAAGACGTGCGCCTGAAGTACCCGACACACACCATCATG GCGGGGAATGTGGTTACCGGGGAGATGGTGGAGGAGCTGATCCTCGCTGGCGCTGACATCATCAAAGTGGGCATCGGACCAG ggtCTGTGTGCACCACCCGTAAGAAAACAGGGGTGGGTTATCCCCAGCTGAGCGCTGTGATAGAGTGTGCAGATGCTGCCCACGGCCTGGGCGGACACATCATCTCT GATGGTGGATGCACTTGCCCTGGTGATGTTTCCAAGGCTTTTG GTGCCGGGGCGGACTTTGTGATGCTGGGCGGGATGCTCGCCGGCCACTCAGAGAGCGGGGGCGAGGTCATCGAGAAGAACGGGAAGAAGTACAAGCTGTTCTACGGCATGAGCTCCGACACGGCCATGAAGAGGCACGCCGGGGGTGTGGCCGAGTACAG GGCATCTGAAGGGAAGACGGTAGAGGTAGTCTACAAGGGTCCCGTGGACGTGACCATACGGGATGTCCTGGGTGGGGTACGCTCCACCTGTACCTACGTGGGTGCAGGGAAGCTCAAGGAGCTCAGCCGCAGGACCACCTTCATCAGGGTCACCCAGCAGCTCAACACCGTCTTTGGGAACGATAACTAG